A window from Ureaplasma parvum serovar 3 str. ATCC 27815 encodes these proteins:
- a CDS encoding CinA family protein — protein sequence MNVALELINLLKERRLRLSVCESASCGALSSSIGEVAGASSVFAGGFISYSNEVKIKLVGVSEKTIFKYGAVSEQTAKEMCLQTNQKFNTDIAISITGNAGPQGSENKEVGLFYIGIAIKDFAIVKKVTLNSNERTFNRFSIAWEAISYLIELIKK from the coding sequence ATGAATGTGGCTTTAGAACTAATTAATTTACTAAAAGAAAGACGTTTAAGATTGAGTGTTTGCGAATCAGCAAGTTGTGGAGCTTTATCATCATCAATTGGTGAAGTTGCAGGTGCTTCAAGTGTTTTTGCAGGTGGTTTTATTAGTTATAGTAATGAAGTAAAAATTAAATTAGTAGGAGTGAGTGAAAAAACAATTTTTAAATATGGCGCTGTTTCTGAACAAACTGCTAAAGAAATGTGTTTACAAACAAATCAAAAGTTTAATACTGATATTGCAATTTCAATTACAGGAAATGCTGGACCACAGGGAAGCGAAAATAAAGAAGTAGGTTTATTTTACATTGGAATCGCAATTAAAGATTTTGCAATTGTAAAAAAAGTCACATTAAATTCAAATGAACGTACTTTTAATCGTTTTTCTATAGCATGAGAAGCAATTAGTTATTTAATTGAATTGATAAAAAAATAA
- the gyrA gene encoding DNA topoisomerase (ATP-hydrolyzing) subunit A — MALKKPKKSRLTTEEIKQQLEGSTIKEQSITKEVETSFLDYSMSVIVARALPDVRDGFKPVHRRALFAAFENGMTHDKPYKKSARWVGDVIGKYHPHGDQAVYQTIVRMAQDFSMRYLLVDGHGNFGSIDGDSAAAMRYTEARLSKISYELLKYIDKETVDFVPNYDASEQEPSVLPSGFPNLLTNGTTGIAVGMATNIPPHNLTEVCQAIKAYAKNHNVTISEIMEYLKGPDFPTGAEIYGDSGIIKYFNTGRGSVTIRSKYEIEDIGQGRVAIVVTEIPYMVNKANLIEKIVELVTNKQIEGISDLRDESSRDGIRIVIEVKRDVIPEVLLNKLFKTTPLQTNFSVNNLALVNGVPMVLNIKEMIKYYFEHQIEILVRRTNFDLKKAKERIHIVEGLVIAVNNIDEVIKIIKASGDDDIASKSLIQRFDLTELQTKAILEMRLRALTGLNIDKLKKEYEDLILVIKDLEDVLNNYNRQVNIICENLDYLIEKFGDERRTEIMYGVSSHIDDEDLIPVEDIVVTMSKRGYFKRLPIDTYKNQRRGGVGVQGLKTYEDDDVEKILVANTHTDLLFFSDLGRVYRLRGHEVPLGSRQSKGIPAINFLPIEKSESILTILPIDNYDQGSLFFTTSKGIIKRANLSDFESIRANGKIAITLKDGDKLFSVMQTLGNDEVFIGASNGNVIRFNENDAREMGRIATGVKGINLENDEYVVGTGLSSHGEYVLAVGSKGLGKLTDINDYRLTKRGAKGVNTLKVNDKTGNLVSIKVVNREEEALIITTSGKVIRLSIKDISVIGRNTSGVKLISLENKEEVKSIAIFKKEEINDEQLLQENDYNLK; from the coding sequence ATGGCATTAAAAAAACCAAAAAAAAGTCGTTTAACCACCGAAGAAATTAAGCAACAATTAGAAGGTTCAACGATTAAAGAACAATCAATTACAAAAGAAGTCGAAACATCATTTTTAGATTATTCAATGTCTGTAATCGTTGCACGTGCTTTGCCTGATGTGCGTGATGGATTTAAGCCCGTGCATCGCCGAGCTTTATTTGCTGCTTTCGAAAACGGAATGACACATGATAAGCCTTATAAAAAATCTGCACGTTGAGTTGGGGATGTAATTGGAAAATATCATCCACATGGAGATCAAGCTGTTTATCAAACTATTGTAAGAATGGCACAAGACTTTTCAATGCGTTATTTATTAGTTGATGGTCATGGTAATTTTGGTTCGATTGATGGTGATAGTGCAGCTGCGATGCGTTATACAGAAGCACGATTATCAAAAATCTCTTATGAATTATTAAAATACATTGATAAAGAAACAGTAGATTTTGTACCTAATTATGATGCATCAGAACAAGAACCAAGTGTTTTACCATCAGGTTTTCCAAATTTATTAACAAATGGAACTACAGGAATAGCTGTTGGGATGGCAACAAATATTCCACCACATAATTTAACTGAAGTTTGTCAAGCAATAAAAGCTTATGCTAAAAACCATAATGTTACTATTTCTGAAATTATGGAATATCTAAAAGGTCCTGATTTTCCAACAGGCGCTGAAATTTATGGTGATAGCGGTATTATTAAATATTTTAATACAGGTCGTGGTTCAGTAACAATTCGTTCAAAATATGAAATTGAAGATATTGGGCAAGGACGTGTAGCAATTGTTGTGACAGAAATTCCTTATATGGTTAATAAAGCTAATTTAATTGAAAAAATTGTTGAATTAGTAACAAACAAACAAATCGAAGGAATTTCTGATTTACGTGACGAGTCAAGTCGTGATGGAATTCGAATTGTTATTGAAGTTAAACGTGATGTTATACCTGAAGTTTTATTAAACAAATTATTTAAAACAACACCTTTACAAACAAATTTTAGTGTTAATAATTTAGCTTTAGTTAATGGTGTACCAATGGTATTAAACATTAAGGAAATGATTAAATACTATTTTGAACACCAAATTGAGATTTTAGTAAGAAGAACAAATTTTGATTTAAAAAAAGCAAAAGAACGAATTCATATTGTTGAAGGTTTAGTAATTGCTGTTAATAATATCGATGAAGTAATTAAAATTATTAAAGCCTCAGGTGATGATGATATTGCTTCAAAATCACTAATTCAACGTTTCGATTTAACAGAATTGCAAACGAAAGCAATTTTAGAAATGCGTTTACGCGCTTTAACAGGACTAAATATTGATAAATTAAAAAAAGAATATGAAGATTTAATATTAGTTATTAAAGATTTAGAAGATGTTTTAAACAACTACAATCGTCAAGTTAATATTATTTGTGAAAATTTAGATTATTTAATTGAAAAATTTGGTGATGAGCGTCGTACAGAAATTATGTATGGAGTTAGTTCGCATATTGATGATGAAGATTTAATACCAGTCGAAGATATTGTTGTAACAATGTCAAAACGTGGTTATTTTAAACGTTTGCCAATTGATACATATAAAAATCAACGACGTGGTGGTGTAGGTGTACAAGGATTAAAAACGTATGAGGATGATGATGTTGAAAAAATCTTAGTTGCTAATACCCATACAGATTTATTATTCTTTTCTGATTTAGGTCGTGTTTATCGATTACGAGGACATGAAGTACCATTGGGATCACGACAATCAAAAGGAATTCCAGCAATTAATTTTTTACCAATTGAAAAAAGTGAAAGCATTTTAACTATTTTACCAATAGATAATTATGATCAAGGTTCATTATTCTTTACAACAAGTAAAGGAATTATAAAACGAGCTAATCTAAGTGATTTCGAGTCAATTCGTGCTAATGGTAAAATTGCTATTACTTTAAAAGATGGTGATAAATTATTTTCAGTAATGCAAACACTAGGTAATGATGAAGTATTTATCGGCGCATCAAATGGTAATGTAATTCGTTTCAATGAAAATGATGCACGTGAAATGGGAAGAATTGCGACAGGTGTTAAAGGAATTAATTTAGAAAATGATGAATATGTTGTAGGAACAGGGTTATCTAGTCATGGAGAATATGTTTTAGCTGTTGGTTCTAAAGGATTAGGTAAATTAACTGACATCAATGATTATCGTTTAACTAAGCGTGGAGCAAAAGGTGTTAATACACTAAAAGTAAATGATAAAACAGGTAACTTAGTAAGTATTAAAGTTGTTAATCGTGAAGAAGAAGCTTTAATTATTACAACTAGTGGAAAAGTTATTCGTTTATCGATTAAAGACATTAGTGTAATTGGAAGAAATACATCAGGAGTTAAATTAATTTCATTAGAAAATAAAGAAGAAGTAAAATCAATTGCTATCTTTAAAAAAGAAGAAATTAATGATGAACAATTATTACAAGAAAATGATTACAATCTAAAATAA